In one Plasmodium falciparum 3D7 genome assembly, chromosome: 14 genomic region, the following are encoded:
- a CDS encoding proteasome subunit beta type-2, putative, with the protein MDTLIGLRGNNFVVLAADTYSINSIIKLKNDDNTKFYDIHGNKCLLLGGSIGDRLQFGEFIRKNVHLYQYQNNTDMFVKSFAFFTRKNLAYYLRRNPFEVNCLIAGYDKKDGYQLYWCDYLSNMDSVNKGAHGYGAYLVSAILDKYYHENLTVDEALDIFKLCFEELKKRFLLTQINYELRIMYDNKVETQYVTV; encoded by the exons ATGGATACGTTGATTGGTTTAAGAGGAAACAATTTCGTAGTCCTGGCTGCTGATACATATAGCATAAATtcaataattaaattaaaaaatgatgacaacacaaaattttatgatatacaTGGAAATAAATGTTTATTACTAGGAGGTTCGATAGGAGACAGATTACAATTTGGAGAATTCATTCGTAAAAATGTGCACTTGTATCAGTATCAAAATAATACAGATATGTTTGTTAAAAGTTTTGCTTTTTTTACAAGAAAAAATTTGGCTTACTACTTGAGAAGAAACCCTTTTGAAGTTAATTGTCTGATAGCTGGATATGataag AAGGATGGATATCAACTATACTGGTGTGATTATTTAAGTAATATGGATTCTGTTAATAAAGGTGCTCATGGATACGGAGCCTATTTAGTGAGCGCAATATTagataaatattatcatgAAAATCTAACAGTTGATGAGGCCTTAGATATATTCAAATTATGTTTTGAAGAATTGAAAAAAAGGTTTCTATTAACTCAAATTAACTACGAACTAAGAATAATGTACGATAATAAAGTAGAGACACAATATGTAAccgtataa
- a CDS encoding RNA 3'-terminal phosphate cyclase-like protein, putative: MEFYGSNFFRLRLALSLISGKAITIKNIRKKRKSIIKNGMNNEMDIQEELRKNKDGDNYNKYGLKEYEAKILKLIDKLCDNTTIKINEEGDELYFEPGYLIGNTNEEDSRNMYNMTFHCGKERSITYYLEFLIMIVLFFKNPVNILLKGITDDYIDNNVYTCKIICEHFFKEILKLNEDFLYINILKRSTKPECSGEVHFFMRNIKKINPFDITNVGVVNKISGSILSNNISLMFRNKIMNFAKKQLYHFTPYINIDVQKEDDKKNKNINSHFISFSLFAHTKCNCIYAADICVDELFLKKLKEGINHRDKHEHMQDSSNILEDKQHYMNGNYHTNDENIVPSYTQKDQQNNIITKHINNNLHDVDIYERLGFFISLKMINQIKGLSSVDTNYQWLPLLYMALATDTSVSKITLSIIKPYSITLIRLLRDFFNVVFKIEKVQKSPIHYSYLIQCVGIGYQNIFKKTF, encoded by the coding sequence ATGGAATTCTACGGAAGTAATTTTTTCCGACTGCGGCTAGCTTTAAGCCTAATAAGTGGTAAAGccataacaataaaaaatatccgaaagaaaagaaagagtataattaaaaatggaATGAATAATGAAATGGATATACAAGAAGAATTACGGAAGAACAAAGATggtgataattataataaatatggtcttaaagaatatgaagcaaaaatattaaaattaattgaTAAATTATGTGATAATACtactataaaaataaatgaagaaggAGATGAATTATATTTCGAACCCGGATATCTTATTGGTAATACAAATGAAGAAGATTCAAggaatatgtataatatgacATTTCATTGTGGTAAAGAAAGAAgtataacatattatttagaATTTTTGATTATGAtagttttgttttttaaaaatcctgttaatattttattaaaaggtATTACAGATGattatattgataataatgtttatacttgtaaaataatatgtgaacatttttttaaagaaattttaaaattaaatgaagattttttatatattaatatattaaaaagatcTACAAAACCTGAATGTTCAGGTGAAGTTCATTTCTTTATGagaaacattaaaaaaataaatcctTTTGATATAACTAATGTTGGAGTAGTTAACAAAATAAGTGGCTCAattttatcaaataatatatctttaatgtttagaaataaaataatgaattttgcaaaaaaacaattatatcattttacaccttatattaatattgatGTACAAAAGgaagatgataaaaaaaataaaaatataaattcccATTTTATCTCTTTTTCCTTATTTGCTCATACAAAATGTAATTGTATATATGCTGCAGATATATGTGTAgatgaattatttttaaagaaaCTCAAAGAAGGTATAAATCATCGGGATAAACATGAACATATGCAGGATAGCTCTAATATATTGGAAGATAAACAACATTATATGAACGGCAATTATCATACGAATGATGAAAACATAGTACCTTCTTATACACAAAAAGATCAacagaataatataataacaaaacatataaataataacttACACGATgttgatatatatgaacgTCTAGGATTCtttatatctttaaaaatgataaatcaGATTAAAGGATTATCATCAGTAGATACAAATTATCAATGGTTACCTTTACTATATATGGCTTTAGCTACTGACACGTCTGTTTCTAAGATTACATTAAGTATTATAAAACCATATTCTATTACACTCATTAGATTATTGCGTGATTTTTTCAATGTTGTttttaaaatagaaaaagtACAAAAGTCGCCAATTCATTATTCCTATCTCATTCAGTGTGTTGGAATAGgatatcaaaatattttcaaaaaaactttttaa